In Apus apus isolate bApuApu2 chromosome W, bApuApu2.pri.cur, whole genome shotgun sequence, the sequence taaaaggaaaagtggcttcatcctggctcaaaccaggacagacatGGTCATCAATGTGATTTCCTGAGGCAGGTTGAGAATTCAGCAACTGTCAGGAAAGGATCCTGATTGTATTTATTTCCCATTCACTAAGGAGGTCTTTGACACATTTTTACATGAATCACTGTCATTGCAAGCTGCCCTCGCtgattatttaaacatttctaaattttCTCTCCCATGGCACAAGTTGCTTCATTCTTTGTCAGATCTGCCTTTGCAGCTTCATTTATTGGCATCTGTGATACGACTGCAAAGTGCCCATACAATGTTTGTTGATGGCTCAGGGTGATCACACAAGGCTGTGGTGATTTGGCAGCCAGAAACAGGTAAGGACTGGCAATCATCAATAATTACAGTGGAAGGTTCCACTCAAGTGGTAGAACTGTCTGCCGTGCTCCatgccttttccctttttccctcagAGCCTTTGAATATTGTTGCAGATTCTTTATATGTGGTGggtattttctcaaaataaacgattccattgcttctcaccctggagtctGTGTCTTAACCCACCACAATTAACCACACTTCTTCTaatacatcccaggatgccattggccttcttggccacaagggcacattgctggctcatggtcatccttctgtgTGCCAGGACaggggttgttctttcccagatgcaagacactgcacttgcccttgtatttcattaaatttctccccctgccccaactctccagcctatctaggtctcactgaatggcagcacagccttctggtgtgtcagccactcctcccagtttagtgtcatcagcaaacttgctgagggtacactctgttccctcatccaggtcgttgatgaaaacATTGAATAGTAtcagtcccagtaccgacccctgagggactccactagataCAGGCCTCCAAATAGAATCTGTTCgattgaccacaactctctgacttcttttcttcaaccagttcacagtCCACCTCACTACCCGATCATCCTGACCACAATTCCACAGTTTagctgtgaggatgctgtgggagacaaaGTCAAATgatttactgaaatcaagataaaccacatccactggcactaccatcatctatccacctcgttatgtcctcataaaaggctatcaggttggttaaacatgacttccccttggtaaatccatgttgactgctcctaatgaccctcttatccttgatatgcctagagacagcACCAAGGATAAGgtgttccatcacctttccagggatggaggtgaggctgacctgtctatagttacctgggtcctcttTCTTACCCTTtctgaagactggagtgacattagctttcctccagtcctcaggcatctCTCCTGTTCCCCgcaacttaccaaagatgatggagagtggcctagcaatgacttccgccagctccctcagcacctgcggGTGCATCCCATCGGGACtcatggatttatggatgtctaGATTGCTTAATTGATCCGTAACCCAGTCCTTATcaaccaaggcaaactcctcctttattcTGACTTCTTCTGGAGACTCAGGAGCCTGGGGCTCCAGCAAtaaagacagagacaaagaaagtATTCAGTAACTCCGCCTTCTttgtatcctctgtcaccagggcacccacctcattcagccGTGGGCCTATATTtcctctagtgttagttttgtctgcaatgtatttgaagaagccctttctgttgtccttggcCTCAATTGCAGCTCCCTTTCTTGATTTTCTACCtgttgggatgctctgatcttgagcttggaaTAAGTGGTTGTTGAATGTTAACTATCTCaggcccctttaccttctagtactctgtcccatgggatttcccctAGAAATTGCTTGAAAAGGCCAAAGTTGGTCCTGCTGAGGTCCAGGGTCATAATCATGCTTGGTATTCTGTTTCTACAAGATCCTGAATTTCACCATCTCATGgttgctgcagccaaggctgccctcagccttcactgcttcaaccagaccctgCTTGTTAGTGAGTATTGACGTGCGGAATAACGGCCTTACAACCTATAAGGTTATAAAGAAGGTATGTTTATTCAGCGCTGGGTGCACGGGGGATCGCTCCTCCACAAACGTGCACACCCTAGGGCTCTTGGCAAGCTCGTTATATGCCACAAAGAATACATATTCATCCATGCTGTTGCATATACATTAGGTGTCCGGGGATAGGGAGGGGTTATTACAATTAGTTCCTGGAAATCGTTATCATAGTTGCCACCCCGAACTCCTCCTTGCTGCGTCTGCGCAGTGTCTCCTGGGGGTCGCGGGCGGGGGTCTTTGAGATGAAGGCTTGTATGTCTTCCTCgctgtgcacttttcacctctGGCGTTCCTTTCCTTAAAGTCAGTCGAATCTGGTTTATCTGCCGAGGTCTGCACAAcgtttctgctttctcagcaagctCCTGTTTAAACATTCTCTCACACAATACCCTCACATTCCAAGCCTTATCTAAGCTAAACAATGCCATCCTGCTTACTCCTTATGTGCTAGTCGCCTTTATAATTCTATAAGCAATAGTCTAATCTTATGAGAAAGATTCACTTCAGTAAGTTTCCAAAAAGGCCTAGTTCTACTTTAACACTTCTATTCAACACTTTTATCGAAATCAACATAAAAGGCTCTATAGGTGTCATTAGCACCGGGTCGACGGGGGCGGAACCGCCAAGGGGGCGGGGACAAGCGGAAACGACAGGCGAGACAGCCAATCGAGACGCGGGATCGGCCGGCGGCCCAAGGGGCGCCGCGGAGGGCCTGGCCGAGGGGAGGAAGCGCGGGGGCGAGGACGGGCGTCGGCGTGGCTGACGAGATTCCTGGGGCGCGGGCTGCCCGGCCGGGTGGCGCCACTACTGCCTTCGGAAAGATCATCGGCAAGGCGCTTCCCCGCCAGCGTCATCTACGAGGACGAGGAGGTAGCCGCGGCTTTGCTCTGTGCGCggttcctcttcccttcctctccccctccccccgcgcTCAGCAGGCGCCCTGAGCCGAGGACCCGTTGCGCGTGCCCGGCAGGGCGGGTGGCGGCGTTGCCGCGGGAGCCAGGGCGGGCGGGCAACGGACGGGGCCTCTCTGGGTTGTGGCGCTCTCTACTGCACCATCCCTAAAACATCGCGCTTTTTCGGTGCTCCCCCACTCCGTCTCCGCCTGCCGCGGCGCGTAGTGGGTTGCTGGTGCTGTCCGGCTCGCCTCTGTTCCCAAGCCCCGCCGTGTCGTGCGCGCGCGTAGAGGAGGGCCTCTGACGGCAACGCACTTGGTGGCAGCCGCAGACGTTTGCCGCGTGATATCTCTTTGGCACTGCAAGTCGTGCAAAGTTTGCTGCCGGGGGGTGGGAGTGGTCCTGCCTCGTGTAGGGTGATAGTCTCGAAATCTTAGAAGAAGCACACGCAGTCAATCTCCTCGGGGATTCCAGGTGTATGTACATACctaggtaggtaggtaggtaggtaaaCGGCGAACGTCTGAGGAGTGACCGTAACGAGTTGGCTCTGCATAGGAGAAATGTAGGTCTTGATGTGCCTCGTGATAGTGTCATAGAgatttcacagctctgctgtgctgggctttGGTTCTGAGCCCCCACACTGAATTATTAAAGCAAAGGGTTACAGCTTTTGCTATATTGTTCTTAAAAAAGATAAACCTAGAAACGGGTTATCCTGCAGGCTGCAAAAGGTTCCCAGCCCCTGTTTCTGTGGTGAAGTGGGACCGTGATACCAGCATGCTTGCGAGGTTCACGGATGCTGGCGCACCACAGTGTGCTAGGAACTAGAGTGAGCTGCTTAGACTGGGGGAGGGAAGGTCGGCCGTTACCTACACGCTGTTAACTTTCGGTTAGTATcctgtataatttttaaattaaaatgctgaagGCTAACAGTTGGGGAGgtcttctgcttttgaaggtAGGGTTTACGTGTGACGTAGAAGACGGACTTTTACTAGGCACGTGCCGGCTTCCTGTGATGATGCTTTTGTTCGATACTTGAGCTCCCTGTACCGTGGGAAACGAATGGCCGCTGATCTTCCCCTTTGCTAAATTCTTTGCCGGTTCAGTTAGGCCGTttgtctcctctcctgcctctgcgTGGACCGCGTTGAACAGAGAAACCGCTTAAGAAATGACCAACTCAAATGAAAACCTACTGGGGGTCGCTAATCTGAAGTACTGGCCCGTCTCCTTGCCCCCATCATCTTGCGTGCTGAATCCCACTTCTGGAGGGGGCTCTGTAAATGTGTTGTGTTCTGCGTGTAGAAAGTATTCATATCGCGTAAGAAAAGTCATCGTTTGGGCTTGCCTTGAGGGCGTCTGGTAATCTGCTGCTGTACGAGTTCAGCGGGGCATATTGATTTGCTTGAGTTACCTTTCTCTGAAGCTAATTACGTTTTAACTGTTTGCTCTTCCTCCAGTGCCTTGCCTTCCGTGGTCTTTCACCCCAAGCTCCGACGCGTTTCCTAGTCATGCCTAAGGAGCCAATTATCAGGTTATCGGAAGCGGAAGATTCTGGTGAATCTGTAAGTACTGTGAAGCTTTCTGTACGCTAAACTCTACCTGTAATTACTTGCTAATTTACTAGActctttcccacccccccttttcctcttgATAGGGCACAGTAGGCTATTTTGGGTTTTCTGGCGCTATAACCCGTTGCCTCTAGCTTGTAACGGACTTGAGCTTTTTGACTCAAAGCAGTGATATAAAGCAATGGGTACGTACTTCAGGTGCAAAATGCGGTGTTGTTTTGGAGCCCAGTCCGATGCCTGTTGTCGTGGTTTTAGAGTAAGAGTAGTAGTAGTTGTTGCAATACGGAGAAGAGGGCTTGGGGTTTTTGGCAGGTCAGGGGTGAGGAAGGGCAAAGCCCTGCCAGAGTTGCTTACGTTGCCTGAAGATACGATGGGGGCTTTAACCCAGAGACAAACTTAGCTTCTCTGGCTGTTTTGTAGTCCGTTAGCATctagcttggaaaaaaattgcatagctctttttttctctatagtAGTGTGCATGATCGGTCTTTGTAGCTTTGCTTGGAAAACGTCGGTTGCAGGCGGACGGACGGTAATTTGAAGCGCAGTGGTTGAATTGCTAGGAATTGGCTAACTGGTTTCTCCGGGTGGTTCCCTGCTCccattccttcccttcctgccctctcccctctttgtgtgtggctttttggtttatattattttttatttatggttttgtgcttccttctccagcttcttgggCCTTTCAAGATTGTTGGCAAGAAGCGTGCTGCTCGCCTGGGCCTGACCGATGGATTCCGGACGGTTGTGGATGAAGGGCCTGAGGGTGGGCAGTCTGTCTATCGCCAACATCTACGTATTCTGGGTGGCCGTCTGTTGGGCTGGCCGCCTGGCTAAGATTTTAGCACCGCGAGAGTTGCTGCACGTGTACAAACGGCCACCGAATGGATTTTGTCTGTTGCCCGTCAGTCTAGCCACTGTTGATGTCTgattgtttgtgtgtgtgtgtggcgtGTCTGTGGAAGGTAATGAAAGCTTTGAGCGGCAGTTGCACAATAAAGATTTATCATGGGGATATCATCTCTGTCTTGGCGTGTCTTACTGAGGGAAATAGTTCTGCAAGTTAAACTGGTGCCTCCCTGGAGTGTAAGTATGTGGCATGTTTCAGTCTGTTAACGGTGTTAACAGATTTGCCCAGTCATTGGAAGCGTGATGCTGGAGCCGCTTAGCAGTCTCCTGCATCTTGTAGGAAGCAAACTCTGAGCTTTTCGTGAGTGGTACGCAAACGTACGTAAAGCCGGTGTGTAGGCTGCTGCTAAAACCTTGGAAACTACTGTATGTGACGCTACTCGGCGTGCCGTGCAAGGGTGGTTTTGGCACAGCGCAATGTGCTGGAAGCATCCAAGTCCTGTTGGAGCACTTTATCAATGGCTGTGCGATAAGGCCCTGTTGATAATCCCTTTTCTGGCAAGGAGGGCTATGGTAGTGTCCCGTACGGGGCAAGAGAGCAGACGAGATGTGTATGTACAGAACCAAGATTCATTGTAAATCGCAAAGGATCCCAAAGATGAGACTATAAAGGCATACATCGGATGACATGAGCGTTGGGATATTAGGGTAGCAAAACAGGGTATTAGGATAACAAGACAAGAAGGTAccttaacaataaaatacacaacCAAATAGTCAACTATTACACAAAGGCTAATTGTTTGAGCGCTAGCAACTTCCTCGTGAATAGGTCGTATGCTAGATCTAGAACAATGATTGAAGTAATACCTATAGGCAATGTGATAATACACTGACTGCAGTCTTTTATGTTTACAAGGATCCTAACGTCTTAAAGTTCCAAAGCTTAAAACTCAAAACTGtcttaaatgtttaaaattagcGAAGAAGATGCGATTAAGAACGCATAGATAGGGATTTGATACTCCTTACCCTTTCTTTGGCTACGGCCAGGTGTCCCTTTCTCTCAACCTCTCGAGGAGTAACTGCTTGAGCAGGCGTCCCCACTGGAGGGGAGAAGATGCAGTACTCCTTCTAAGAAAAATGTACAGGAATCTCCCCGACCAAAGACGGGActaggcttttatagaataaaggGATTGGCTGCTGCCACTTAACTGGTTAGCCATACCTCAAAAATCCTCTACTGGAGAACAAAAggggaaacaaaggaaaaaccaaGAAAGCCTTTTCCCTCATTAAGCAAATTCTTGTGTTTATCTatctctcccttctttttttggtttctgtttggcCTCGCTGGAGCCaagctgggctctgtgttcttcaacacaggagagcagctggcacCACAGATATCAACTTGGCCTTCTATTGGTGCTTTGGAGATTgataccagctcagagtttacTATGCTCTTTGCTTTCCGTGGAAACTCTCCAGCTCCAGGCTAAGGGCAGTGAAGCTGAGAGACAGAGAGTGTGAGACTGAGAGACAAAGAGCAATTGACTCACAAGGGGAAACCGAGGTAGGCccagcttcctgctgcaggTAGGAGAAAGCAGGTGGTCTGAATGGCAGCTGTGGTGCTTCCATAGCACAGTGGACTATCTCTTTTGTCaatttgggtcagctgtcctggttCTGTCCCCTTCCACCCTCTTGCCTGCCCCCAGCTTCCTGGACTTTGGGGGTGGGGTGGTTGGAGAGAGAGCCTCCAAGCTGTgggagcactgctcagcagtagctAAAACACTGGTGTGTCTTCAACACCCTTCTAGCTACAACTACAAAGCACAGCACTATGAGGGCTGCTATGGAGAAAGTTAACTCCGTCCCAGCCGGACCCAAACCAAAACCGCATGGCAGGGAGACGGCAAACTTCACCTTTCTTTAACAGCTATTAAAAGAGGCCGATGGGCATGAGGACGCAGGGCAATCCTTCATTGCCCTTGACCACTATGTTACTGGGGCACCTGTGGGAAgctgttcttccccacataagtctaaacaaaatgccttttaagccagcgaaggccttctgctgattattcccagctaacggactgaaacagacttgcttctcaaggacaactgaaaccaaaacaacagatgtggtacgggacagaaaggatgggcgacaagtcATACTTTGCCCCTGATTGTCACCACCCTAAtttggggctcatggatgctaattggctctggacagtgacactggctggacaggtgggtcacgggGGTATAAAAGGCGGCGAGGGCAGTAGGTGGCCCCCCCAGGCCtgttcggacgctttctgcgtgggacaccccccctTGCTGCGGATACTGGTGCTGGGACTCCGCCTGCCTGCTTACCTGCCTGCCCGCCCCGGGTCGAGCCTGGGCCTAAGCGGTGAGCGTGCTGGGGTCCTGAcccctggggtcggggccggtgccccccccccccgttttgCTGCCGGTTGCCGGGGAAACAAACagccgctgcacccgctgccgagccgcgagaggctgcccctccgacaccacggactTCGGACCCTGCCGTCGCTGCCTGGCGAAAAGGGGCGCCACCAACCGCCGCTGCCTCTAGGAAAGGAGCCGTCGGGGACAAGCCGCCGGAAGGTAACATCaccacacacgcacacacacactcctctcctcatactcgcacacacagcTCGACCTCTCAAGGAGGACTGACGTCGGGCTTCCTCCCTCATCCCTTTGGTCCTCAACCCTCTCTCGGAGAGACGCCTTAAAAGCACAGtaccttttgcattacctccctaaaggacactttcttactGTGTATATACCTATATGTCCCTGATagccatttacatttacatcttccctaaacatcatccctcagtttgtgttaacccttaataaaccgattaattcgtgTAGTAAACATTGGTCTTAGAAGCAATTTGTGAGTGTGGTGGGGGTGTGCACTCTAATTACCACtctaaaatacggtcccgcagtggccattcctctgtgagaggtgagcGCCACATGTGagccctcggtcttattcaaaaacccctccacatcggggggggggggggcaagtTGCGAAAGCATCCTGgcagccggtagccccccaatatcGGCTCGCGACAGCATCTAAGACAGCCACTGGGAGGCATCTTCATCTTATcccatgtgtatatatatatatctatttctaacccccctgctataagcagggactcctaccactagaccaggttgcacaaaacctcatccaacctgcccttcacagaatcacccacacagaatcaccaaggctggaaaagacctttaagatcatcaagtcctatgccctaacaccaccacattggctagaccatggcactaagcaccacatccagcctttccttgaacacatccagggacggtgcttccaccacttccctgggaagcgcgttccaatgtctaatcaccctctccgtgaggaagtacttcctaatatccaacctaaacctcccctggagcagcttgagaCCGTGCCCTCTTGTCTTGGTGCTcgttgcctggaaaaagagcccagtccccacctgactacaacctcccttcaggtagttgtagagagtgataaggtcccccttgagtctcctcttctccaggctaaacaaccccagctccctcagcaccctaggatgaatcccatccggacccatggacttgttgggatctaagtggcacaacaggtccctaactacttcctcctgggaTTCTGCTCCCCATGCCTGTCTACCGACTCAGGAGCCCAGTTGTCCTGAGGGTAgctattctttttgttaaagactgaggcaaagaaggtgttaagtacctcagccttttccttgtcctccgTTACTAAGTTccccccctcatccaataaagaatgaagattttccctgaccctccttttgttattaatgtatttataaaagctttttttattatcctttacaGAGATGGCTAGTTTAAGttctagctgagcttttgcatctctaattctctttctacGTGCCCTTACAATATCCTTGAATACTTCCTGATTcacctgcccctttttccaaagtcggtacactctttttttatttctgagttcttgTAATAGTTCCTCGCTCAACCAGGCCGGTCTTCTTCCCCGCCGGCTCCTTTTTCGGCACATAGGGACAGCCTGCCCCTGCGCCTTCATcatttcattcttaaagtaagcccagccttcctgggctcctttgttTTTGAGGGCTGCTTCCCAAAGGACTCTCCCAACCAGCGTCCTGAAGAGACCAAAGtcagccctctggaagtccaaggtagaGGTTTTGCTGACGACCCTCCTAACGTCACCACATATGGAAAAGCCCATCATATCATGGTCGCTGCACCCAAGACGACCTCCAACCACTACATCTTCcgccagcccttccctgtttgTAAACAGTAGGTCCAGCATGGCACTACCCCTGGTGGGTTCACTTACCTGCTGTAGCAGGAAGTTCTCTTCCATACATTCCAGAAGCCTCCTGGATTGgcccctttctgctgtgttgtacttccagcagacatctggtaagttgaagtcccccatgagaacaaggggggggacatcaacaacctccctgggtcACCTATTCCAGTACCTCACCACCCTtgtaatgaagaatttcttcctaatatctatcctaaatctcccctctctcagtttaaaaccattaccccttgtcctatcgctatcttctctaatgaaaagcccctccccagctttcctgtaggcccccttcaagtactggaaggccgctataaggtctccccggagccttctcttctctaggctgaacagctccaagtctctcagcctgtctttgtagcagaggtgctccaggcctttgatcatcttggtggcccttctctggaccccctccaacaggtctatatctttcttgtgctgagggcaccagagctgtacacagtattccaggagCGTTCTcgccagagcagagtagaatcacctccctggccctgccggccacacttcttttgatgcagcccaggatgtggttggccctctgggctgtgagcgcacactggcagctcatgtcgagcttctcatctgctaccgcccctaagtccttctccttaggactgctctctagccgttctccccccagcctgtacttgtGCCTGGGcttgtgccaacccaggtgcaggaccttgcacttggccttgttgaacttcatacagtttGCACAaacccacctctccagcctatcaaggtccctctggatggcgtccctTCCTTCTAgagtgtcaaccacaccacacagcttggtatcgtCAGCTAACCTGCTAAGGATACACTCgatcccactgtccatatctccaacaaagatgttaaacagcactggtcccaatactgcCCCCTGAagaacaccactcgtcactcGCCTCCACTTGGACACCGAGCCGTTGACCACAACTCACTGGGtgcggccatccagccaatttcttttCCAtcgagtggtccatctgtcaaatccatgccttgtcagtttggagaccaggatgtcatgtgggacagtgtcaaacgccttgcacgaatccaggtagatgacgtcagttgctctgccactatTCACCacctctgtagccttgtcatagaaggccacccAATTAGTCAGGCACGATTTGCCCtcagtgaagccatgttggctgtcaccaatcacctccttattttccatgtgccctAGCAGATTtcccaggaggatctgctccatgatcttgccaggcacagaggtgagactgaccggcctgtagttgcccgggtcttcctttttcccctttttaaaaacaggggctatgttgccttttttccaatcagtgggaacctcaccagaccgCCATGACCTCTTAAATATGATGGACAGgggcttagcaactgcatccgccagctccctcaggacctgtggatgaaccccatcaggtcccatagacttgtgcaccttcaggttctttagatggtcacgaacctgttcttctcctacagtgggggatacctccttctcccagtccctgctttcacctgctgtggcctttgtgatgaagctggagcacttgccagagaagactgaagcaaagaagtcattgaggacctcagccttctcaataaCCTGCGTAGCTAGCTcacccatttccttcaggagaagccctacattttccttggtcgtccttttctccccaacatacctatagaagcttttcttattgctcttaACGCCCCTCGTGAGATTTATatctagcagggatttggctctcctcacctgatccctagctgctcggacaacctctctgtaatcctcccaaGGTACCTGGcctagcttccaccctctgtatgcTTCTTTCTTCaatttgagcttttctaggacctgcttgctcatccacaccagcctcctggagtttttacctgactttgtcttagttgggatgcactgctcttgggcctggagaaggtgatccttaaatatcagccagctctctcttccctccaggatgttatcccaagacactctctcaagcagatccccgaagaggctgaaatctgccctcctgaagtcaaaggtagtaagcttactgtgagccctccttgctgccctaaggatcttgaactccaccatttcatggtcactacaaccaaggctgcccttgagcttagcacccctcaccagccctcatagccctgcaggctcacACTCatctctaactcctcctgtttattccccatgctgctgTGCATTTGTATAgaggcatttaagctgggcctcCAGTGAAGTTACCTGATtagctggaggggctgggattTCATTATGCCACACTCCAGGTGCTCCCCTGCTGACCTGAACCCCTTCCTTAGGCTCTGGACATCTATTACTGATGCCGGCATCACATTGACATTGATCGGTATGGGATGAATGTAggttccctccccccccagccgTATCAGTCAGCCTCCTTGCTGACtgctcttaaaaagaaaataaatatctagAAATCGGTTGTCCTGCAGGCTGCAAAAGCTTCCCAGACCCTGTTTCTGTGGTGAAGTGGGACCGATCCTGTCAATTTACCACTTTTAGTACAGATGTCCCAGTGTTGTCTTTACAAGGCCATTTGCTTCTCAAGGGCCGACTAGGAATGAATGCTCCCATAAACCTGAGGTTAGCTCTGCCAGGAGCCTTCTTGATTCTTGAATAGTGGATCCAGGGGGCCGCTCCCCTTCTCTTTGAGAGGGTcacctgaaatgtttttaacatAAACCAAATCCCtaagtttaaataaatgcaCCAGGGAATCCAAACCCCACGTTCTGGTAGACATTACCCGTCTATTTACTTCTTGTGTTTCACTAATGCAATCAGATATTCTTGTATATTAATTTCAACCACCTGAGTGAGATCCTGTCCCTGGTATTTAGTCAGAGCCTTAATAATGCAATAGGGAGGGCTTGATCCCACCCTAAATGTATTTCCTGACAGATTTTACTTAGTTGTGTCTTTATCAAATTATTCATCTTTTCCACTTGCCCACTTGTTTGCAGGTGGTAAGCTGTATGcaatttccaattaatttctaataatttagTAACCTGCCGAACCACTTGTAACACAAAGTGTGGAGCCCTATCAGAGGAGATCACGTCTGGCACTCCAAACCTAGGagtgatttttattcttttttaatacaatttgaCTTACTTCCTTTGCTTGATTGGTTCGACATGGAAAAGCCTCAGGCCAACCTGAGAAGGTATCTACTAATGCCAACAAATACCTGTATCCATTTTGCCGTGGGAAGACTGAGCAGCTGAAGTGGGCCTCCACCCCCTCCACTCCTCAGGTCCTTATCGGTGTCTCAGTTGTCTCAGgaaggccttttgggatgcaaacgagaGGGGTTACAATGGAGCTTTGACACATATTCCAGCCTGAGGGCTGGTTCCGCACACCACCCCGTGGCTCAAACACGCTGCAGATCCAGGGTTG encodes:
- the LOC127395203 gene encoding adenosine 5'-monophosphoramidase HINT1-like isoform X4; translation: MPKEPIIRLSEAEDSGESCLAFCGLSPQAPTRFLVMPKEPIIRLSEAEDSGESCLAFRGLSPQAPTRFLVMPKEPIIRLSEAEDSGESLLGPFKIVGKKRAARLGLTDGFRTVVDEGPEGGQSVYRQHLRILGGRLLGWPPG
- the LOC127395203 gene encoding adenosine 5'-monophosphoramidase HINT1-like isoform X6, yielding MPKEPIIRLSEAEDSGESCLAFRGLSPQAPTRFLVMPKEPIIRLSEAEDSGESCLAFRGLSPQAPTRFLVMPKEPIIRLSEAEDSGESLLGPFKIVGKKRAARLGLTDGFRTVVDEGPEGGQSVYRQHLRILGGRLLGWPPG
- the LOC127395203 gene encoding adenosine 5'-monophosphoramidase HINT1-like isoform X1; the encoded protein is MPKEPIIRLSEAEDSGESCLAFRGLSPQAPTRFLVMPKEPIIRLSEAEDSGESCLAFCGLSPQAPTRFLVMPKEPIIRLSEAEDSGESCLAFRGLSPQAPTRFLVMPKEPIIRLSEAEDSGESLLGPFKIVGKKRAARLGLTDGFRTVVDEGPEGGQSVYRQHLRILGGRLLGWPPG